In Notolabrus celidotus isolate fNotCel1 chromosome 10, fNotCel1.pri, whole genome shotgun sequence, one DNA window encodes the following:
- the LOC117819775 gene encoding gap junction alpha-8 protein-like — protein sequence MGDWSFLGNILEEVNEHSTVIGRVWLTVLFIFRILILGTAAEFVWGDEQSDYVCNTQQPGCENVCYDEAFPISHIRLWVLQIIFVSTPSLVYVGHAVHHVHMEEKRKEREEAELSRQQELSEERLPLAPDQGSVRTTKETSTKGSKKFRLEGTLLRTYICHIIFKTLFEVGFVVGQYFLYGFRILPLYKCSRWPCPNTVDCFVSRPTEKTVFIIFMLAVACVSLFLNFVEISHLGLKKIRFVFRKPAPAPAQGEGSAPLPLTGKILPPLAVSSLQRAKGYRLLEEEKAPPMAHLYPLTEVGMEAGRGTPPYQGLEEKAEELLPMEGISKVYDEALPSYAQTTETGGVTLHEEEAKPVEQPAEVEAERVEEVVDEDVEVEEATIGEGITAGDAGMEATDTIEDTRPLSRLSKASSRARFPYVSWPLSENV from the coding sequence ATGGGTGACTGGAGCTTTCTGGGTAATATTTTAGAGGAAGTTAACGAGCACTCTACGGTGATCGGCCGGGTGTGGCTCACGGTGCTCTTCATCTTCCGAATCCTCATCCTGGGCACGGCAGCGGAGTTCGTTTGGGGCGACGAGCAGTCCGACTATGTCTGTAACACTCAACAGCCTGGTTGTGAGAACGTGTGCTATGACGAAGCCTTCCCCATCTCTCACATTCGCCTATGGGTGCTCCAGATCATATTTGTGTCCACGCCATCTCTGGTGTACGTGGGCCACGCTGTGCACCATGTCCACATGGAGGAAAAACGCAAGGAGCGCGAGGAGGCAGAGCTAAGCCGGCAGCAGGAGCTGAGCGAGGAGCGTCTCCCTTTGGCACCAGACCAGGGAAGTGTCCGCACCACAAAGGAGACCAGCACAAAGGGCAGCAAGAAGTTCAGGTTAGAGGGCACCCTGCTGAGGACCTACATCTGCCACATCATCTTCAAGACACTGTTTGAGGTGGGCTTCGTGGTGGGCCAGTACTTCCTCTATGGCTTCCGCATTCTCCCTCTGTACAAATGCAGCCGCTGGCCCTGCCCCAACACAGTGGACTGTTTTGTGTCTCGCCCCACGGAAAAGActgtcttcatcatcttcatgtTGGCTGTGGCCTGTGTCTCGCTCTTCCTCAACTTTGTGGAGATCAGTCACCTAGGCCTGAAGAAGATTCGATTTGTCTTTCGTAAGCCGGCCCCAGCCCCAGCCCAAGGCGAGGGTTCAGCTCCTCTGCCGCTAACAGGAAAGATCCTGCCCCCTCTGGCTGTGTCCTCCCTGCAGAGAGCGAAAGGTTACaggctgctggaggaggagaaagctcCCCCCATGGCTCACCTCTACCCACTGACTGAGGTAGGCATGGAGGCCGGTAGAGGGACCCCACCTTACCAGGGGCTGGAGGAGAAGGCAGAAGAGTTGCTTCCCATGGAGGGCATTTCTAAGGTGTACGACGAGGCTCTGCCCTCCTATGCCCAGACCACTGAGACAGGCGGGGTGACATTACACGAGGAAGAGGCCAAGCCGGTGGAGCAGCCAGCTGAGGTGGAAGCAGAGAGGGTGGAAGAGGTTGTGGATGAGGATGTGGAGGTAGAGGAGGCGACGATCGGGGAGGGCATAACTGCAGGGGACGCAGGGATGGAGGCCACGGATACGATAGAAGACACCAGACCGCTGAGCCGACTGAGCAAAGCCAGTAGCAGGGCCAG